A region of the Mesoterricola sediminis genome:
GGCACGGTGGAGATCACCCAGGGCCTGGCCGAGGGCGAGACGGTCCTGACGGCCCCCCAGGCCCGGGACGGGCGCCGGTGCCGCGCCTCGGTGGAACCGTGACGCCGGAGCCCCCGGGCCTGCCCTTCATCTGGGCCGTTGCGCTGCGCTTCCTGCGGGAGGGCCGCACACAGACCCAGCTCATCCTGCTCGGCATCGGCACGGGCGTGGGGGTGATCGTCTTCCTCTCCGCCCTCATCACGGGGCTCCAGGGGAGCCTGGTCGAGAAGACCCTGGGCACCCAGGCCCACATCGTCCTCCGGCCCCCGGAGGACGTGGCCCGGCCCCAGCTGGACCGCGCCGGGGCGGCGGTGGCCGGCCGCGTCCAGCCCCCGGAGCAGCGCCTGCGCACCATCCTCGACTGGCCGAAGGCCCTGGCCGCCCTGCGCGCGACCCCGGGCGTGACCGCCGCCAGCCCCACCGTTGCCGGGAGCGCCTTCGCCTTCCGGGGGAACGCCAACCGCAGCGTGGCCCTCCGCGGGGTGGACCCGGAGACCTTCCCGGCCATCCTCGACCTGGGGCCCCGGCTCGTGGAGGGGGACGGGGACCTGGGCGCGACCCGGGCCCTGGTCGGCACCGAGCTCGCCCACGACCTGGGCCTCTCCGCGGGGGACCGGGTCCGGATCCAGGCTCCGGGGGGGCAGGACGCGGTCTTCACGGTCGCGGGGGTCTTCGACGTGGGGAACAAGGACCTGAACCAGCGCTGGGTCTTCGTGAGCCTGCGCAACGCCCAGACGCTGCTGGACCTCGCGGGCGGGGTGAGCACCCTGGAGGTGAAGGTCGACCGCATCTTCGAGGCGGAGGCGCTCGCCCAGCGCCTGGGGGCGGCCACGGGGCTCCAGGCCGACAGCTGGATGAAGCTCAACGCCCAGCTCCTCGTCGGCCTCCGGAGCCAGAACAGCAGCTCGATCATGATCCAGGTCTTCATCATCGTGGCCGTGGTGCTGGGCATCGCCTCGGTGCTCGTCGTCTCCGTGGTCCAGAAGTCGCGGGAGATCGGCATTCTCCGGGCCTTCGGCACCAGCCGGCGCCAGGTCATGGGCATCTTCCTCCTCCAGGGGGGCCTCCTGGGCCTGGCCGGCGCGGCCGGAGGCTGCCTCCTGGGCATGGTCCTCGGCCTCTTCTTCCAGACCCTCGCCACCAACCCCGACGGGAGCCCCACGTTCCCCGTCGCCCTCGACACCGCCCTCTTCCTGCGCACCGTGGCCATCGCCGTGGGCACGGGTCTGGTCGGGGCGTGGCTTCCCGCGCGGCGCGCGGCCCGCATGGACCCCGCCGCCGCCATCCGGCACACATGAGCGGCGCCTCCCCGACCCCCGTCCTCCGCCTCCGGGGCGTGCGGAAGTCCTACGGCGACACCGTCGTCACCGAGGTCCTCCACGGCATCGACCTGGACATCGCGGCCGGCGCCATGACGGCCCTCGTGGGCCCCTCCGGCAGCGGCAAGAGCACCCTCCTCAACCTGCTGGGCCTCCTCGACCGGCCCACGGCGGGCTCCATCCAGCTCCAGGGCCGGGAGACGACGGACCTGGACGACGCGGCCCTGACGGAGCTGCGGGGCCGGTCCCTGGGCTTCGTCTTCCAGTTCCACCACCTCCTCCCGGCCTTCACGGCGCGGGAGAACGTCCTCCTCCCCCTCCACGCGCGCCGGGGCCGCCTGGACCGCGCGCTGTGGGACCGGGCCGGGGCCCTGCTGGGCCGCATGGGGCTCCGGGGCGAGATCGACCGCCTGGCCTCGCAGCTGTCGGGGGGCCAGCAGCAGCGGGTGGCCATCGCCCGGGCCCTCCTCCACGATCCGGGCCTCGTCCTGGCGGACGAACCCACCGGGAACCTGGACACGGTCACGGGCCGGGAGGTGTTCGACCTCATGCGGGACCTCAACCGGGAACGGGGGACCGCCTTCCTGGTCGTGACCCACGATCCGGGCCTGGCGGCCCTATGCGAACGGACGATCGAATTGGTGGATGGCCGCGTTCACCTTTGAGCGGCCGGGCGAAAGGGGCATTCCCCTCCCGCGCCGGAGCGGGCATGGTGGAAGAGGCATGGAAGCACCCCGCACGCCCAGTTACCGGACCACCGCCATCATCGTCGCCAGCGCCCTCTTCATGGAGCAGCTGGACGGGACTGTGCTGGCCACGGCCCTCCCCACCATGGCCCGCACCTTCGGGGTCTCGCCCCTGCACATGAGCGCGGCCCTGACCTCGTACCTCCTGGCCCTGGCCATGTTCATCCCCGCCAGCGGCTACGTGGCCGACCGCTTTGGCGCCAAGAAGACCTTCCGCCTGGCCATCCTGATCTTCACCCTGGGATCCATCGCCTGCGGGCAGGCTCGGACGCTTCCCTTCCTGGTGGTTGCCCGGTTCCTCCAGGGCACGGGCGGGGCCATGATGGTGCCCGTTGGCCGCCTCGTCCTCCTGCGGAGCGTCGCGAAGGCCGACATGGTGAGCGCCATGTCCTGGTTCATGGTGCCGGCCCTGCTGGGACCCGTGGTGGGGCCGCCCCTGGGCGGGTGGATCGTCACTTTCGCCTCCTGGCGCTGGATCTT
Encoded here:
- a CDS encoding ABC transporter ATP-binding protein produces the protein MSGASPTPVLRLRGVRKSYGDTVVTEVLHGIDLDIAAGAMTALVGPSGSGKSTLLNLLGLLDRPTAGSIQLQGRETTDLDDAALTELRGRSLGFVFQFHHLLPAFTARENVLLPLHARRGRLDRALWDRAGALLGRMGLRGEIDRLASQLSGGQQQRVAIARALLHDPGLVLADEPTGNLDTVTGREVFDLMRDLNRERGTAFLVVTHDPGLAALCERTIELVDGRVHL
- a CDS encoding ABC transporter permease, with product MTPEPPGLPFIWAVALRFLREGRTQTQLILLGIGTGVGVIVFLSALITGLQGSLVEKTLGTQAHIVLRPPEDVARPQLDRAGAAVAGRVQPPEQRLRTILDWPKALAALRATPGVTAASPTVAGSAFAFRGNANRSVALRGVDPETFPAILDLGPRLVEGDGDLGATRALVGTELAHDLGLSAGDRVRIQAPGGQDAVFTVAGVFDVGNKDLNQRWVFVSLRNAQTLLDLAGGVSTLEVKVDRIFEAEALAQRLGAATGLQADSWMKLNAQLLVGLRSQNSSSIMIQVFIIVAVVLGIASVLVVSVVQKSREIGILRAFGTSRRQVMGIFLLQGGLLGLAGAAGGCLLGMVLGLFFQTLATNPDGSPTFPVALDTALFLRTVAIAVGTGLVGAWLPARRAARMDPAAAIRHT